The Rhopalosiphum maidis isolate BTI-1 chromosome 2, ASM367621v3, whole genome shotgun sequence genome segment aaaacttCAATGTTTTCAGACGAGCCGATCAAGGACTCCGACGCAAATACGGTGTCTCTGAGAAGAGAAATAGCAATTATCGATGTGAACGATAATGCACCAGAGTTCCTAGGGAGACCGTATTCGTTTAGTGTTTCCGAAGACACGCGAGTTGGCaccataatatacaacaacaTAACTGTTGTCGATAAAGATATCGGACCGAATAGTGAGATTTCCATGACGTGTAGTCAAAACAACGAACCTTGCGTGACATTCAACTTGCTCACCGAAAAAGTAAGTTATGTGCAAACtttatatagatttaagtGTATGGTTGTACGCgaagtgtttataaaatgtaaaattggattaggttattcaattattatactattatcgtATCATTTCGCTTACAGGTGTCCACAGGTACGTACGTAGGTTCTATTAGATTAGCGCGACCACTGGATTTCGACACGGTGTCGTCGTACAAAATTACTGTGAAAGCGACTGATGGAGGGCTTAAAAACTCCCTATCATCCACCGCTAATATTTCGGTAGTCGTTAAAGACGTGCAAGACGAACGTCCGGTTTTCACTAACTCGCCATATTCGATCGTGATCGACGAGAATACACCAGCAGGCGTACAAGTACTTAAGGTCACTGCTGAAGACGGTGACGCGGGTTTCAAGAGACCAGTCGTGTTGAGTTTAGAAGACGATTCTCTCGGATATTTCACCATCGATAATGAGTCTAACGGGACTGCTTACATATTCACTAGTGACAATCCTATTGACCGggaaaacaaaatagtttcCGATGCCGGTGGTATTTATACGTTCAGATTAAAGGTGACTAATATCACTTAATGAAACGTGACAACGTATAACGGTATTTCGTTTTACAGGCTACCGAGCTGATCAACAACGAATTACCCGGTGACGTCAGCTACGAGATCGTCACCGTAGTAGTTCAAGATGTGGACGACGAAAAACCCGAATTCAACGAAAGGAGTTTCTCGACGTCGGTATCCGAGGACATTAGTAAGATGgaacctatttttattatgactaaataatatttattttttaaaaccgaaaattattaaattattcaatattattttcaggtATCGGAACACCTTTACCgggattaaatattatagtcaacGACAAAGATTTGGGAGATAACGGAAGATACGTGTTGGTAATGAGGACCCAAGACTCCAGAGTGTCTaattggtttaaaattatCCCCGAGACGGCCTTGGGAAGGTCAACCGTTCTCATTCGTTTAGTTGACAACGATGGGTTTGATTACGATGCAGGAGTCACTGACGTCGAATTCGATATTGTTGCTATGTACCAAGATAATttaactgtatgtaatatttattttaataattttttgaactcatatgtgtttttatacttttaatacatttcaggGTGGGTTTAAAGAAGCTTCTGCGGCTCACGTGCAAGTTAACGTACTCGATGCTAATGATAATTTGCCAAAATTTGCTCAAACAACATATGCATACTCCATACCGGAAAATCTTGTACCTGGAACGAGCATAGCAAATCTTACTGCTACCGACATTGATAGTGGTATAAATGGTGAAATTACTTACAGTTTACAAGGTTTTGGTATGGATAAGTTTGGTAGTGATCCTGAATTCGGCGGTATATATTTGACTGGCAGTAAGTTATtttgtgttaataaaaattacgataattttaattaaaaaaaaaaaaaatcttttgttatcaattttacacgtattttaatagtagGGTTTGGACCTTTTTACATTTGCATGTTTTTCCTAAGAATCGTAAGTAAGGTGGAAATTATTTTCgtgaagtaaataatttaaatacagcaTTTTAATTTgcgtatttttgtatattttgtcatattttaaagaaagagcatacttgaacattttatagcaCATTAGTGCATTTTTcgcatttttaacttttcgtgatcataatattttgttgactaATATTGTGGTTATTTAATGTTCAAAAGAAATGTCTAAAATAACTGATCTTGATGTAAAATTTTACGATTATCTATATTCATCAGTAGTTGAAGGTCTTGTTATCGATATGTATGactgttgttatttattttattggacaAAATTACGATTGGGAACTTAATAACatcttgaaaaaattaatatgtttaatgatgTTCGTGTATCCTGACTAACGTTTCCACCACGTTACTGTTTATCGACTTACCTCATAATTCAGTGTATGTTTATGAATACGTTATTTGATTTCACGAGTataaaaattcctaaaatatcaattaatagtcatataaatcaatactcaattgagtgtagagaaaatatattttatactgaacgagttattttattctgtaaaCTATGCAAAACAGGAGTAAGTGTTGATAGGTAATTGGTTGAaacacaacatttaaaaatggaaaaacataaattagcaGAGCAGTGTCAATAAAATCGAATTACAATTTCACaacaataattagtattcATATCTACGCAgttagaaaaatgtatgtatacaactttttcattttttctaatttttggtGCAACAAGTCTCGAACCctagtaaaatgtaaaaaccaatattatcataccaCTGAAAAAGATTTTAAGAATGATATTACTGATaaagtttgaattttgatgcattataatttataaatgtatttttttttaaacgtatataaatttaaatcaaatcaaatgtaaatatatattatgtctccatcaattaattactaattttttggtCAACGACTTCGGACTGAAGTactattaaaaacacattttaatagtaggtaatattggtataataaacttgtactattataaattatcacgtACAATTACATGGCCATCAGTTATACATATGTGGGCACTTTCTAGTACATTGAAGTATACTAACAATTTTCACTCGTCAGaaggttttatatttaaatactttaaacaaatttagattatttagaattcaaacgttttaattatagcaaattaattaaaacaaatttacaataattgaataaattaaataactgttgttgttgttttttttttttagaggtcGACTACGAACAGCAGAGTTCATATTCACTCACTCTCGAGGCGAAAGACGGAGGTAATCGTTCCACCCACGTAGTTATTTTAGTCGAAATTGTAGACGTTAACGATAATACTCCAGTATTCAATTCGTTGGAATATAAAAGAACTATACGAGAAGGTGGTACTGAATTTCAGCCGAAATTCTTTGTTCAggtaaaatcagtttttttcatctaataatataatattgttatattgtttatatatattgttaatattgttgattggtattaatatttcataatatttattaggcatCCGACGCCGACAGTGGTCTCAATTCCATGATTCGTTATTCGGTCGTCAGCTCAAACTACGACGGCGTCGTTCTGGTGAATCCTATCAGCGGGGAATTGACATTGAATTCTCCGGTGAACTCTAGTCACACGTCTCGGGGACAATACGAGTTAGTTATAAGAGCGACGGACCTGGGTATGCCACCTCTACATGCGGACACAAATGTCTACGTCAGGGTTGGTGTGCCGGGAAACCAGAGGCCCATGTTTAAAAATCTCACGTATTCCGTCACGATACCGGAAAACACTCCGAGAACAATGGACATACTGAGGGTTCGAGCGACCGATCCAGACGGACCAGATCATCTAATAGAGTACAGCATGGTCAATAGTAACGACAATTTTCACATCAATAAGAAAACCGGAGCCATATCTGTGTCGGAACGCGCCATACTCGATCTGGACTCAACGGGATTGTCATATTATCACTTGGTCGTCATGGCTATGGACAGTGGGTTGCCCATCAGAGAGGTTGCACACGCCGACGTGTACGTCAACGTCACAGACGTAAATAATAAGCCTCCCAAGTTCGACCATAATGTAAGTTACATAGTATACGTACCTGAAATCACGGAAATAGGCGAAATCGTGTACAAAGTAAATGCCGTCGACCCGGATAAAAATGCGTCGATTAAGTACGCGATCGTTGAACCAATCAAAGCTAATGACAAAACTGGATTGCCGTTAAAAAACACGAGCTCATACAATTTCAAAGATGTAttcaggtaatataatatagtaattaaaatacaacataattaaatatataggtacgatgTACATACTTTGCTCGCATATTAATTTACACGATACAAATACGTTGACAGGACGAGTTAGAAAGTCATACCGTCattggtataataaaaacataaaatacgtattacgAGTATAACGGAAAAACATGGTGGGCTTCCaccatgtatatattttaaaataatatgcaaatgtGCGTTAGTACGTGGCATtactttttatgaatattttttcgtagaaaatggtttttttctttgtgttggttaaaaaaaaaatacatacataatatatcatactgtATAGTGTACTGATGtctgttataactttatagcGCTATAGTTTTGTACAACTTTTTCAGTATTAATAAACTTACCGGTGAGATCAAAGTGAATTCAGCGTTAAGTTATCAGATGGCATCGGTGATCGTGTTGACCATAAGAGCCGTAGACACGAATGCCGTCGAAAACGTCCACGAACAGTACGACGAGGTCGAAATCACATTTTTCGTGAAACCGTACATGAATAAAAACCCGGTGTTTACCAACGCTGGATGGTCGGCCGACGGTGACTCGTCCACGTTAATCGTAAAAGTAGACGAAGAAACGCCAATTGGTACGGAACTGGTGCAGCTCAAAGCAATTGACGTGCTTACGAACGAGTCGCTATACGATTTCAAGGCTGTCACGGCCGTACCGCGACAAATTGCTATGGACTATGCTGGTAAAGTTATACTTACAGAACGACTGGACTACGAAACGCTAGAAGACAAGGTAAGTGACAATGATATCTTTTACaagtaaataaacattacgCTCTTGTGAACCTTTTTACCAAACGAGATCGTGTGGCGCTGCTGCATCGCCATGTACTTTTAATACTAACATttgaatgttaatattttataatggctATATGTGACAGAAACCACcacagttatatttttaattaaccttCTGGttgtgaaatttattaatgatttattttatatgcctCTCCAAGACATGCTTTTGATTATGAACTTGTTATTGTTTACACATCATGTGTgtacatattaatgtattaatattatgttgttattcgTTTCAGACATTGACGTTTCAAGTGAAAGTCACCACTGAAGACGGTGAACGGTCAACTAGCAAAACCATTGTGATCGAAGTGCAAGATATCAACGACAATAGTCCAGAATTTGAATATCCCGTGAGTTAAGAACATTTCGTTTAGAAGTTTgcgattgaatatttaatctattttttagtGAGTTATAAATTTCGGCAATttagtaaaagtttttatacattattaatgacGAGACTAACATCTTGTTCCACTAAGTGCAACTTCCCacgcataaaatgttttatattttacatttttacaaatttctttATACGATtcataatgtacatatttacattatttatgtaagttTTATTCGGAGAAGAAAAGTAGATATCATACTAAGTTATTAAGTAAATGTGATCACTCAATTTTCAatgagtattaatattttcaaaatgttttatttctataatttagatctattataaaaacaacatttttggaaACAAGTTAGTTCAAAGATTAGATGAGCATAGTAgcactactttttttttactattaataaactacaatttgattcaacttaaaatataaaattaaaatgtatttatactgtataaaccaagaaaaaatcattaaaataatttgttcaaattatgtaaaacaatattttcaaaaagataAATGATTTTCGAGGTATCGAATAAGTAGATAACTGTTACAATAATCACCCAGTAtagtatttagatttaaatttaaaacaggtaatttgtatttggcaaaaatgtatttgttaaagctaaaatataagataattattcaGAGATACGGGTCGTAATTTTtagagttatatttaaattttagtttttacagtcatagatataaatacctaattagaactaatgtgtataatatctcataattttttttttaaatactaaataatattcaatatttctcCTCTATTTtggttcatttttatattatattttattaataattatattatattctactaacaattataatataatgtttttagtaattttgtatgttttcAGACCATAACTACAAtgaatttactttaatttaattcgaacgtactgtatttatatgtaggataatttatttatttgtataaaaaatatatacacctgattattttattatttatcatacacgtttatttttaaattaaatatgtattatttattctaattaagATCTAATTTCAGATTTATCGAACTTCTCTCGTAGAATCCAGTCCGAAAGGTACTGTTGTTCTGTCAGTCAGAGCAAATGACAAAGATTTACCAACGTCTCAAAATGGTATAGTCAGGTATCACCTAGGAggtgaaaattcaaatttgtttacTGTTGATCCTATTAGCGGAGAGATAAAAGTTTCCGGGAATGGTGTAATTGATCGTGAAAAATCTTCAATTTTAAGACTAATGGTATTTGCATCAGATACGCCACAGGGTGGCCCACACCAAAAAATGACTTCAGTGCCAGTAAttgactatataaataaaatatattataactttgagcataaacttgaattttttagttttaatttattattaggtacatattgaTGTCAAGGATATAAACGACAATGCACCTGAATTTGATTCTTCAGTATACATTGCAGTAGTATTAGAGAACGTTGTACCCGAAACAAGTGTGTTAAACGTATCGGCACATGATCCGGATGAAGGATCTGCAGGCTTGGTACATTACAAACTCATAGACGAGCAGCAACTCCagggtatttattttacatttttagaatttaattttatttaaaaagttatccTTTACACTTTTCAAAAAAAGGTCTGTTCTACATAAATCCAACGAACGGACAAATTAAAACTTCTAAAAGATTAACCGGTAAAGGTCGGTCTGATCCGTATGAAATGAAAATCAGAGCCGAAGATAATGGAGAACCAGGAATGTTTTCTGATGTTAAACTTAGTCTATACATTAGcgatataattgaaaatgatGGAGTTCCGACTTTTGTACATCCAACTGCTGATGAGATCGCGTATGTGTCTGAGGTaaactaatgaataatgactattatatattactactaaatcaattatttacggtataacaacaatatttttattattttagaatgcaTCTATTGGGTCGTTAGTATTCAGAGCGTTGGCTACAGATCCAGACGATCCCAATACACTGGAAGGAACGATACATTATAGCTTTTTAGAAGAAACAAAagattctttaattttttctattgatTCAGAAACGGGATTAATAACGACTGCGTCAATTTTGGACCGAGAAACGCAAGATAAATATACTCTTGTATTAGTTGCAAGAGATTTAGGCAGCGTTCCACAACAGTCTACAAAAGTGTTCAACGTTATTATAACCGATGTCGATGATAATAAACCTGTATTTAATAGATCCATAGTAAGTGTCAATCAGATTTTCTCTATAGGTATTAGcagattatttgtatacatgttAACACTATTTGACATTTTAGGAAGAAAAACCCTTAATGATGGAAGTCGAAGAAGAGTCGCCTCACGGTACTTTAGTTGGTTCCTTGGCAGCCTATGATCCAGATATCGGAGATAATGCACtgattgattatataataactggtatattaatttaattaatgatataaaatgacAATGatcttatataaattgaacaatattaattttagatggAAACGAgggtaatgtattttatttaaactcttCAAATAATGTAGCCGAAATAAGAATCAGTGGAGAAATTGATAGAGAATCTGTATCTGAATATGTTttgacaataaaatgttttaaacataaaacgaAAGCATACAGCTTGCATAAATCGTACAACAAACAAGATCCAAGTGAGAGACAGGTGGTAATCAAAATACTTGATATCGATGATAATTTACCAAAATTCGTTGATGAAAACTTAACTTTAGGTGAGTAGTCGGTTAGTGGATgtctaaatattgattttttttaaaaattatattgatttttaggcGTTAGGGTAAGCGTTCCTCTTGACACACTTGTGGCTACAATACAAGCCACCGATGTCGATAGTTTGGCAGAACAAATCACGTATCACATCACAAATCTTACTTATGCTCATAGGCTAGAAATCCCAAAAGAGATTAAGAGCTGGCCATTCTTTTTGGATCAGATAAGTGGTCAGATTAGAACCACATCTTCGATGACATCCTATTCAGAAGGTTATTTTAACATAGTTGTAGCCGCGATCAACAGCGATGTGCCTGGACGACATTCCAATACTACAATTAAAGTTAGTCACGTTTTACGTCAAAAGTTGATTTGAACGGCagctaaaactatattaacatcaacatatgtttatttttttaggtgtTTATTGTTAAAGACCGTGGATTGTTGAAGTTTGTGTTCACAAGACCCCCAAATATAGTAGgtcattacattaaaaaattcaaagaagATGTCGAAAAATCATTAGGGATACCTCAAGCTAGCTTAAATTTGTACGATACCcagttttattcaaaaaatgacgGAAGTCTGGATTTTAGTAGCACAGGTTCGTGTTTTCAACTAGTGGGCCCAAATAATTACAATCCAAAAGATACTATATCGTTACTCGAAGACCCCAGCAATCACGAGTTGAAGAATGTGTACAAACAATACGaagttaaaaacattgaagtaagggatactatttttttcccgagaaaataaaataaatattttactggaTTTTTATTCTGCTTAGCGATGTTCCCCAAAACAAGTCAAGTCAGCTGTTACGTGGGTACAGATATCGGTGTTGGGTATTGCATTGTTCATTGGAATCGTATCGATTTTCTCCATATGCCTTTTATGTTGttcttataaaaagtaaattttgaaatttttatttatttataacagatATTTGTGATATGAAATAggtgtttatttgtttttaatattttctcttttattttttttttttatagatggaAAAGGCTACGGTAATAATGTGATAAGCAATAAGTATCAATTAGACGTGAACTCAATAATGTGAGTTGCCATGTAAAAGTGCTGTGATTCAATAACtatacaatcaaaatatatatgtatatatttttattttacttaaattacctaaaaatgtaaatattattactgtgattatattatttacttgctCCGAAATTTGTGATTCTTTCAAGTAACCTTTTTGGTTTATAAACCTTTAAGTATGATAGACTTAAAAaaggaaaacaataaaaaattataataataaaacaacttaaTATCTCCTATGCACTATGTTATATGGTGTTTTCAGGTATTGAGTTCATACACAATTCAAAAAGTAATAGGATTTtcttcttttatatttaaatattatgtccgTAATAAGAggattaaaactaaaagctTATGATAAAGCACTCTCGTCTCTTGATTTACTTGGATTCGTTTCTAGGAAAGAGGTTTATAACTTAGATATATGGCAAAAGTAaaactataatgataataaaacaaaaaaatatatataatagtttttagtacaaaaataagtttatatattgaaattttccTTTAAGTTCttgaacaaatttattaatatttgctttacttacctatataaaaaagtggtaaaatattctttgatGAGATATGTATAAGTCGAATGTGCCACTAAGCAAACGTGTTACATGTATATCGTAAAATTGAGTTATAATAAATCCTCGCATTCGGaaaacagtaataaattaaagcatAGATAAAtaggattttattatttcattttatttaaaagaactggctattaattattcattcaaaaatatttctagttGTTTTATGCTGCGACAATACCATTAACCGTactggaaaataaaattaaaccatttcaatgtttaaaaattactttacagAGAAAACCAATCACATCGCGTGGAATAGTCgtcttttttatttgaaagaaGAAATCTTTATTTAGATCGTATATTTATctctcatttttaattaatattaaataactccagataaatacatttaaaaatactcagaaattGTAATCACAAGAtttgtaaagttttttttgatcaaaataaaactttaccaTCATAAAGTTGTCtctttctaataaataaataaatattaaaatctaacttTTCACGATACGTTAACGTTTTACAGTAAATCGAGTTATTGTACTAAAAACACGCTTACtatttattcatacattttaaaaaacggttagaatttcaa includes the following:
- the LOC113551691 gene encoding protocadherin-like wing polarity protein stan — its product is MRPPMAYNRLVISFVFLVVFGWSECALNNRPPQFLPGGDMARFSLSEDTPVGKSVYKLSAIDPEGSRMSYTVSGQHLNIDRSTGVVTLAKRLDRETLDSLEVVISVTDEPIKDSDANTVSLRREIAIIDVNDNAPEFLGRPYSFSVSEDTRVGTIIYNNITVVDKDIGPNSEISMTCSQNNEPCVTFNLLTEKVSTGTYVGSIRLARPLDFDTVSSYKITVKATDGGLKNSLSSTANISVVVKDVQDERPVFTNSPYSIVIDENTPAGVQVLKVTAEDGDAGFKRPVVLSLEDDSLGYFTIDNESNGTAYIFTSDNPIDRENKIVSDAGGIYTFRLKATELINNELPGDVSYEIVTVVVQDVDDEKPEFNERSFSTSVSEDISIGTPLPGLNIIVNDKDLGDNGRYVLVMRTQDSRVSNWFKIIPETALGRSTVLIRLVDNDGFDYDAGVTDVEFDIVAMYQDNLTGGFKEASAAHVQVNVLDANDNLPKFAQTTYAYSIPENLVPGTSIANLTATDIDSGINGEITYSLQGFGMDKFGSDPEFGGIYLTGKVDYEQQSSYSLTLEAKDGGNRSTHVVILVEIVDVNDNTPVFNSLEYKRTIREGGTEFQPKFFVQASDADSGLNSMIRYSVVSSNYDGVVLVNPISGELTLNSPVNSSHTSRGQYELVIRATDLGMPPLHADTNVYVRVGVPGNQRPMFKNLTYSVTIPENTPRTMDILRVRATDPDGPDHLIEYSMVNSNDNFHINKKTGAISVSERAILDLDSTGLSYYHLVVMAMDSGLPIREVAHADVYVNVTDVNNKPPKFDHNVSYIVYVPEITEIGEIVYKVNAVDPDKNASIKYAIVEPIKANDKTGLPLKNTSSYNFKDVFSINKLTGEIKVNSALSYQMASVIVLTIRAVDTNAVENVHEQYDEVEITFFVKPYMNKNPVFTNAGWSADGDSSTLIVKVDEETPIGTELVQLKAIDVLTNESLYDFKAVTAVPRQIAMDYAGKVILTERLDYETLEDKTLTFQVKVTTEDGERSTSKTIVIEVQDINDNSPEFEYPIYRTSLVESSPKGTVVLSVRANDKDLPTSQNGIVRYHLGGENSNLFTVDPISGEIKVSGNGVIDREKSSILRLMVFASDTPQGGPHQKMTSVPVHIDVKDINDNAPEFDSSVYIAVVLENVVPETSVLNVSAHDPDEGSAGLVHYKLIDEQQLQGLFYINPTNGQIKTSKRLTGKGRSDPYEMKIRAEDNGEPGMFSDVKLSLYISDIIENDGVPTFVHPTADEIAYVSENASIGSLVFRALATDPDDPNTLEGTIHYSFLEETKDSLIFSIDSETGLITTASILDRETQDKYTLVLVARDLGSVPQQSTKVFNVIITDVDDNKPVFNRSIEEKPLMMEVEEESPHGTLVGSLAAYDPDIGDNALIDYIITDGNEGNVFYLNSSNNVAEIRISGEIDRESVSEYVLTIKCFKHKTKAYSLHKSYNKQDPSERQVVIKILDIDDNLPKFVDENLTLGVRVSVPLDTLVATIQATDVDSLAEQITYHITNLTYAHRLEIPKEIKSWPFFLDQISGQIRTTSSMTSYSEGYFNIVVAAINSDVPGRHSNTTIKVFIVKDRGLLKFVFTRPPNIVGHYIKKFKEDVEKSLGIPQASLNLYDTQFYSKNDGSLDFSSTGSCFQLVGPNNYNPKDTISLLEDPSNHELKNVYKQYEVKNIERCSPKQVKSAVTWVQISVLGIALFIGIVSIFSICLLCCSYKKWKRLR